The following proteins are co-located in the Paludisphaera rhizosphaerae genome:
- a CDS encoding alkaline phosphatase family protein — protein sequence MATHLDRVLILGLDGATWNVLDPMRARGHAPNLDALLKSAAHGTLTSVEPPVTTAAWTSFSTGCTPARHGVFDHRYYDAAADRMKVNHSGRVRVPNLWQTLTQAGRRAACLNVPGLFPPPKIDGVVVSGMDAPHLDAALQGSPEFAARLKMEVPDYTLRYFWKRAPQTLEELRLNAGYTADSFLGRAKGGLLADKVYPDWSALMVQFQNLDPFQHRAWRYLNVDETGVDDPEWNAAAAEVIRGLDRAIGMLCDLADSRGAAVMVVSDHGFGPCEGRIDVNRILLDAGVAQGAGFGSKLVRRGRQAVDHLRVWRAKRNDPGARSASFEQSVAGSFPFDWSRTLAFAPHQDTAAMVYVNSPARRGGVRHAAPLYTPREIEEARNAAAEALAEARHPETGRKLFPRIIATAEAFGIDPAREGYPDLIALPDAPYWVRTKLAADARPGDWVHADPNLTGTHRPEGVVAIAGAGLPIGRNLNARLIDAAPTVLNLLGLPIPAHMEGSPIGVGSQRPQPVERLDEPCRQPVPGPHQPAFEYTDEEQAILERRLADLGYME from the coding sequence ATGGCGACGCACCTCGATCGTGTACTGATCCTCGGCCTCGACGGCGCGACCTGGAACGTCCTGGACCCGATGCGGGCCCGGGGCCACGCTCCCAACCTCGACGCCCTCCTGAAGTCGGCCGCCCACGGCACGCTGACCTCGGTCGAGCCCCCGGTGACGACGGCCGCGTGGACCTCGTTCTCCACCGGCTGCACCCCCGCGCGGCACGGCGTCTTCGACCACCGCTACTACGACGCCGCCGCCGACCGGATGAAGGTCAACCACTCGGGCCGCGTCCGCGTCCCCAACCTCTGGCAGACGCTCACCCAGGCCGGCCGACGCGCCGCCTGCCTGAACGTCCCGGGCCTGTTCCCGCCGCCGAAGATCGACGGCGTGGTCGTCTCCGGCATGGACGCGCCCCACCTCGACGCGGCCCTGCAGGGCTCGCCCGAGTTCGCCGCTCGTCTCAAGATGGAAGTCCCCGACTACACGCTCCGCTACTTCTGGAAGCGGGCTCCGCAGACGCTCGAAGAGCTTCGGCTCAACGCCGGCTACACGGCCGACAGCTTCCTCGGCCGCGCCAAGGGCGGCCTGCTGGCCGACAAGGTCTACCCCGACTGGTCGGCCCTGATGGTCCAGTTCCAGAACCTCGACCCGTTTCAGCACCGCGCCTGGCGATACCTGAACGTGGATGAGACGGGCGTGGACGACCCCGAGTGGAACGCCGCCGCCGCCGAGGTGATCCGCGGTCTCGACCGCGCGATCGGCATGCTCTGCGACCTGGCCGACTCCCGCGGGGCGGCCGTGATGGTCGTCAGCGACCACGGCTTCGGCCCCTGCGAGGGCCGGATCGACGTCAACCGGATCCTGCTCGACGCCGGAGTCGCCCAGGGGGCGGGCTTCGGCAGCAAGCTGGTCCGTCGCGGTCGGCAGGCCGTCGACCACCTGCGCGTCTGGCGGGCCAAGCGCAACGACCCTGGGGCGCGGTCGGCCTCGTTCGAGCAGTCCGTCGCTGGCTCGTTCCCCTTCGACTGGTCCCGGACGCTGGCCTTTGCGCCGCACCAGGACACGGCGGCGATGGTTTACGTGAACTCGCCCGCGCGTCGCGGCGGCGTCCGCCACGCGGCCCCGCTGTACACTCCCCGCGAGATCGAGGAAGCCCGCAACGCCGCCGCCGAGGCGCTGGCGGAAGCCCGCCACCCCGAGACCGGACGCAAGCTCTTCCCCAGGATCATCGCCACGGCCGAGGCCTTCGGCATCGACCCGGCGCGCGAGGGCTACCCGGACCTGATCGCCCTGCCGGACGCCCCCTACTGGGTCCGCACCAAGCTGGCCGCCGACGCCCGCCCCGGCGACTGGGTCCACGCCGATCCCAACCTGACCGGCACCCACCGCCCCGAGGGCGTTGTGGCCATCGCCGGCGCGGGGCTGCCGATCGGCCGGAACCTGAACGCCCGCCTGATCGACGCGGCCCCGACCGTCCTGAACCTCCTCGGCCTGCCGATCCCCGCCCACATGGAGGGATCCCCCATCGGCGTCGGCAGCCAACGGCCCCAGCCCGTCGAGCGCCTCGACGAGCCCTGCCGCCAACCCGTCCCCGGCCCCCACCAGCCGGCCTTCGAGTACACCGACGAGGAGCAGGCGATCCTCGAACGCCGCCTGGCCGACCTGGGGTACATGGAGTGA
- a CDS encoding methyltransferase domain-containing protein has translation MRDHNKAFCRLVAETFDCPAPVVEFGSYQVEGQEGYANLRGMFAGKAFIGCDMRAGLGVDRIEDVSNISMADESAGAVLCIETFEHVFEVRRAFDEVYRILKPGGVFVITTPLNFRIHAYPDDYWRLTPSCLKRMMRPYDARVVGSQGIRAFPHSVMAMGIKAPAPADFHERARALVAGYKQALAEFEAAEPLRAKIRRKLGMLYRSKGERQLLSGYYHTEFSAETGAEAATAAAATANGREIRVDPAVDGSPIPPMIHDAKGQGAWRRTSIVY, from the coding sequence ATGCGAGACCACAACAAGGCGTTCTGCCGCCTTGTGGCCGAGACCTTCGACTGCCCGGCCCCGGTCGTGGAGTTCGGGTCGTATCAGGTCGAGGGCCAGGAGGGTTATGCCAACCTCCGAGGCATGTTCGCGGGCAAGGCGTTCATCGGCTGCGACATGCGGGCCGGCCTGGGCGTCGACCGAATCGAGGACGTCTCGAACATCAGCATGGCCGACGAGTCCGCCGGCGCTGTGCTCTGCATCGAGACCTTCGAACACGTCTTCGAGGTCCGCCGGGCGTTCGACGAGGTCTACCGGATCCTCAAGCCGGGCGGCGTCTTCGTCATCACCACGCCGCTGAACTTCCGGATCCACGCCTACCCCGACGACTACTGGCGGCTGACCCCCAGTTGCCTCAAGCGGATGATGCGGCCGTATGACGCCCGCGTCGTCGGCTCGCAGGGGATCCGCGCGTTCCCGCACTCGGTCATGGCGATGGGCATCAAGGCCCCCGCGCCGGCCGACTTCCACGAGCGGGCCCGCGCGTTGGTCGCCGGCTACAAGCAGGCCCTGGCCGAGTTCGAGGCCGCCGAGCCGCTCCGCGCCAAGATCCGCCGGAAGCTGGGGATGCTCTACCGCTCCAAGGGCGAGCGTCAGCTCCTGTCCGGCTACTACCACACCGAGTTCAGCGCCGAGACCGGGGCCGAAGCGGCGACCGCCGCGGCCGCGACCGCGAACGGCCGCGAGATCCGAGTCGACCCCGCGGTCGACGGCTCCCCCATCCCCCCCATGATCCACGACGCGAAGGGCCAAGGCGCATGGCGACGCACCTCGATCGTGTACTGA
- a CDS encoding proton-conducting transporter transmembrane domain-containing protein, with the protein MTVEALFVALGVCVVAAPAILLLAIGGAFLASRPLSENAMARWTASCVACSLLASVAILTLMLGTGSRYVPVELGDWARIPEEHFHFHLKFVFDRLSVPFLILTLILCGTTSAFAHRYLHRDPGYGRFFLAFAVFLFGMVVATLAGAIETLFLGWELVGLSSALLVAFFHERTSPVLNGQRIWSIYRISDAAFLLAAVVIHHATGTGDFTGMMGTGPWPEGRAAVTSGQALGAGLLLLVAAAGKSGLIPFYGWLPRAMEGPTPSSAVFYGALSVHLGTYLLLRVSPILELSPVLGIATVALGLATAAFASITGRVQADVKGALAFASLTQVGIITAEIGLGLRYIPLIHIIGHACLRTLQLLRAPSLLYDYHALEDAIGGPLDDADDAPGRWLTERRRRNLYRLGFHRGELDDALDRFVVAPFVWIFQRFDRLERRWTDWLAGAASRESDRRAASAPIGEEA; encoded by the coding sequence ATGACGGTGGAAGCGTTGTTCGTCGCCCTCGGAGTCTGCGTCGTCGCCGCGCCCGCGATCCTGCTGCTGGCCATCGGCGGCGCCTTCCTGGCGTCCCGCCCTCTGAGCGAGAACGCGATGGCGCGCTGGACGGCCTCGTGCGTCGCCTGCTCGCTGCTGGCGTCCGTCGCGATCCTTACGCTGATGCTGGGGACGGGCTCGCGTTACGTGCCGGTCGAGCTCGGCGACTGGGCGAGGATCCCCGAGGAGCACTTTCATTTTCACCTGAAGTTCGTGTTCGATCGATTGTCCGTGCCGTTCTTGATTCTCACGCTCATCCTCTGCGGGACCACGAGCGCCTTCGCCCATCGATATCTGCATCGCGACCCCGGGTATGGGCGGTTCTTCCTGGCCTTCGCCGTCTTTCTGTTCGGCATGGTGGTCGCCACGCTCGCCGGCGCGATTGAGACCCTGTTCCTCGGCTGGGAGCTTGTCGGTCTCTCCTCGGCCTTGCTGGTCGCCTTCTTCCACGAGCGGACGTCGCCGGTGCTGAACGGCCAGAGGATCTGGTCGATCTACCGGATCTCAGACGCGGCCTTTCTGCTGGCGGCCGTCGTCATTCACCACGCCACCGGGACAGGTGACTTCACCGGCATGATGGGGACCGGACCGTGGCCGGAGGGGAGAGCGGCCGTGACCTCCGGACAGGCGCTGGGGGCGGGGCTCCTGCTGCTGGTCGCGGCCGCCGGGAAATCGGGCCTGATCCCGTTCTACGGCTGGCTTCCCCGAGCGATGGAGGGGCCGACTCCCTCGAGCGCCGTGTTCTACGGGGCGCTCTCGGTCCACCTGGGGACGTATCTCCTGCTGCGAGTCAGTCCGATCCTGGAGCTTTCTCCCGTGCTGGGGATCGCGACGGTCGCTCTTGGCCTGGCGACGGCGGCCTTCGCGTCGATCACCGGGCGGGTGCAGGCGGACGTGAAGGGGGCGTTGGCGTTCGCCTCGCTGACGCAGGTCGGGATCATCACGGCTGAGATCGGCCTGGGACTGCGGTACATTCCGCTGATCCACATCATCGGCCATGCATGTCTGCGAACGCTGCAACTGCTCCGGGCGCCGTCGCTGCTTTACGACTACCACGCGCTGGAGGACGCCATCGGCGGCCCTCTCGACGACGCCGACGATGCGCCGGGCCGGTGGCTGACGGAGCGTCGTCGTCGGAACCTCTACAGACTGGGATTCCATCGCGGGGAGTTGGACGACGCGCTCGATCGGTTCGTGGTGGCACCCTTCGTCTGGATCTTTCAGAGGTTCGACCGGTTGGAGCGGCGCTGGACGGACTGGCTGGCCGGGGCCGCGTCGCGCGAGTCGGATCGGCGAGCGGCGTCCGCCCCGATCGGCGAGGAGGCGTGA
- a CDS encoding VIT domain-containing protein, with the protein MSARWNIAVILLMTLGAEARAQGWIIDRRPRIPIRNAFEVRELAVDARIRDQAAEVQVAQTFYNPGSTELEAEYLFPIPEDAVVENLVLMVDGKELPGRLMNKDEARRIYEEIVRGKRDPALLEYMGRGLYRTSVFPIPAGAERKVLMRYTQLCRRDRDVVEFSYPLSTQKFAGKPVGKVDVKVAIASRDSIKSVFCPSDDARIDRSGDHDVRVSLERRDVSAMNDFRVVYTLAEGRLGASVLSYRPSAGEDGYYLVLASPEVKASDSKPLPKTVVFVLDRSGSMAGKKIEQARNALRDVLNGLRDDDLFNIVVYDDWAETYKPELQRFGPDARAEAQRYVDNIREGGSTNIDEALRTALGLIKDDSRPSYILFLTDGLPTVSQTNEFQIADSCKKANLKHSRVFSFGVGYDVNARLLDRLSGGNSGASEYVKPDESIEAHVGRFVSKMTSPVLTGVQIAFADSDVNRAYPRELPDLFDGGQIVWAGRYRRSGPTKLKVSGRVGSESRSHEFPVELAESDRGTTYRFVERIWVVRRIGDLIDQIDLNGQNKELVDELVRLSTQYGVMTPYTSFLADERTPLHITANNAVAGERLVQLRELSGASGVNQRGLKNAYRDAEKVDSLHLAESASRFGFDAAAPQTSGGLPGMMGGRSGGMGGMGAMMGGMMGPSDPADARLAARRQAAGAQAGQQAQMGRQAGQQQGQAQARAETVRQVGAKTFYFKEGRWVDSAVKPGEEAGAKVVRQFSDDYFNLARAQSADWNQYLTFTDPVVVKLADAVYRIDPAEETR; encoded by the coding sequence ATGTCAGCCAGGTGGAATATCGCGGTCATTCTGCTGATGACGCTGGGGGCGGAGGCGAGGGCCCAGGGGTGGATCATCGACCGCCGGCCGAGGATCCCGATCCGCAACGCCTTCGAGGTCCGCGAGCTGGCCGTCGACGCCCGGATCCGCGACCAGGCGGCGGAGGTGCAGGTCGCCCAGACCTTCTACAACCCCGGCTCCACCGAGCTTGAGGCCGAGTACCTGTTCCCGATCCCCGAGGACGCGGTCGTCGAGAACCTCGTCCTGATGGTCGACGGCAAGGAGCTTCCCGGCCGCCTGATGAACAAGGACGAGGCCCGCCGCATCTACGAGGAGATCGTCCGCGGCAAGCGCGACCCCGCTCTGCTGGAATACATGGGTCGCGGCCTCTATCGCACCAGCGTCTTCCCGATCCCCGCCGGCGCCGAGCGCAAGGTGCTCATGCGGTACACCCAGCTCTGCCGCAGGGACCGCGACGTGGTGGAGTTCTCGTATCCCCTGTCGACCCAGAAGTTCGCCGGCAAGCCGGTCGGCAAGGTCGACGTGAAGGTCGCGATCGCCAGCCGGGACTCGATCAAATCGGTCTTCTGCCCCAGCGACGACGCCCGGATCGACCGCTCGGGCGACCACGACGTCCGCGTCAGCCTGGAGCGCCGGGACGTCTCGGCGATGAACGACTTCCGCGTCGTCTACACGCTGGCCGAGGGCCGCCTGGGGGCCTCGGTCCTCAGCTATCGCCCGAGCGCCGGGGAGGACGGATACTACCTCGTCCTCGCCAGCCCCGAGGTCAAGGCGTCCGACTCGAAGCCGCTGCCGAAGACGGTCGTCTTCGTGCTCGACCGCTCGGGCTCGATGGCCGGCAAGAAGATCGAGCAGGCCCGCAACGCCCTGCGCGACGTGCTCAACGGCCTCCGCGACGACGACCTGTTCAACATCGTCGTCTATGACGACTGGGCCGAGACCTACAAGCCCGAGCTGCAACGCTTCGGCCCCGACGCCCGCGCCGAGGCCCAGCGGTACGTCGACAACATCCGCGAAGGCGGCAGCACGAACATCGACGAGGCCCTGCGTACGGCGCTCGGGCTCATCAAGGACGACTCGCGGCCCAGCTACATCCTGTTCCTGACCGACGGCCTGCCGACCGTGAGCCAGACGAACGAATTCCAGATCGCCGACTCGTGCAAGAAGGCCAACCTGAAGCACTCGCGGGTCTTCAGTTTCGGCGTCGGCTACGACGTCAACGCCCGGCTGCTGGACCGCCTCAGCGGCGGCAACAGCGGGGCCAGCGAGTACGTGAAGCCCGACGAGAGCATCGAGGCCCACGTCGGCCGGTTCGTCTCCAAGATGACCAGCCCCGTGCTCACCGGCGTTCAGATCGCCTTCGCCGATTCCGACGTCAACCGCGCCTACCCGCGCGAGCTTCCCGACCTCTTCGACGGCGGCCAGATCGTCTGGGCCGGCCGCTACCGCCGCTCCGGCCCCACGAAGCTGAAGGTCTCGGGCCGGGTCGGTTCCGAATCCCGCTCGCACGAGTTCCCCGTCGAGCTGGCCGAGTCCGACCGGGGGACCACTTACCGCTTCGTCGAACGCATCTGGGTCGTCCGGCGCATCGGCGATCTCATCGACCAGATCGACCTCAACGGCCAGAACAAGGAGCTGGTCGACGAGCTCGTCCGCCTGAGCACCCAGTACGGCGTGATGACCCCCTACACCTCGTTCCTCGCCGACGAGCGCACCCCGCTGCACATCACCGCCAACAACGCCGTCGCCGGCGAGCGGTTGGTGCAGCTCCGCGAGCTCAGCGGCGCGTCGGGCGTCAATCAACGCGGCCTGAAAAACGCCTACCGCGACGCCGAGAAGGTTGACTCGCTCCACCTCGCCGAATCCGCCAGCCGCTTCGGCTTCGACGCCGCCGCGCCGCAGACGTCCGGGGGTTTGCCGGGAATGATGGGAGGACGCTCGGGAGGCATGGGCGGCATGGGGGCCATGATGGGCGGGATGATGGGGCCCTCGGACCCGGCCGATGCGAGGCTGGCGGCGAGGAGGCAGGCCGCCGGCGCGCAGGCGGGTCAGCAGGCCCAGATGGGTCGGCAGGCCGGCCAGCAGCAGGGCCAGGCCCAGGCTCGCGCCGAGACCGTCCGCCAGGTGGGCGCCAAGACGTTCTACTTCAAGGAAGGCCGGTGGGTCGACTCGGCCGTGAAGCCGGGCGAGGAGGCCGGGGCGAAGGTCGTCCGCCAGTTCTCCGACGACTACTTCAACCTCGCCCGCGCCCAGTCCGCCGACTGGAACCAGTACCTGACCTTCACCGACCCCGTCGTCGTCAAGCTGGCCGACGCCGTGTATCGCATCGACCCGGCGGAGGAGACGCGGTGA
- a CDS encoding C1 family peptidase, translated as MPVDWPAKNQGRRPTCVAFALAACHEFALCPDNPEPRDPDLESEQFLWWATKVVDGRSHCSGARLSDAVEALRKYGFCFHWEWPYQFEAGPGEDDCTHEIFPLRPNGLVDAAAQRRRFANAIYVSNPKVDSVIEAIHKYGAVAVSLPVFVNKASGKTGWTNPIAKEKGRVMEPPSNSQPTSVGHAVTLVGYSKDPKAPGKGWFVLRNSWGNKFGRNSYVRGIRLPVGYGTISADYVSKYTRCMAYVVRAESSDPTPIEPRSQTIVEA; from the coding sequence ATGCCGGTGGATTGGCCCGCCAAAAACCAAGGCAGACGTCCAACTTGCGTGGCTTTCGCACTTGCAGCATGTCACGAATTCGCATTGTGTCCTGACAATCCCGAACCGAGAGATCCTGATTTAGAGTCCGAACAATTTCTGTGGTGGGCTACGAAGGTTGTCGACGGCAGGAGCCACTGCTCGGGAGCTAGGCTGAGCGATGCAGTCGAAGCTCTAAGGAAGTATGGGTTCTGTTTTCATTGGGAGTGGCCATACCAGTTTGAAGCGGGTCCTGGCGAAGACGACTGCACGCATGAGATCTTCCCTTTGCGCCCTAATGGGCTGGTGGACGCCGCCGCGCAGAGACGGAGATTCGCGAATGCTATCTATGTCTCCAATCCCAAGGTCGACAGTGTCATTGAAGCTATACACAAATATGGTGCGGTTGCGGTGAGCCTTCCAGTGTTCGTGAACAAGGCTAGTGGAAAAACTGGATGGACGAATCCTATTGCCAAAGAAAAAGGTCGTGTGATGGAACCTCCAAGCAATTCACAGCCCACCTCTGTAGGGCACGCTGTCACGTTGGTTGGTTACAGCAAGGATCCCAAGGCCCCAGGAAAAGGTTGGTTCGTCCTTAGAAATTCCTGGGGCAATAAGTTCGGTCGCAATTCATACGTTCGTGGGATACGACTTCCGGTTGGATATGGGACCATCTCAGCGGACTATGTGTCTAAATATACACGATGCATGGCTTATGTGGTACGTGCGGAATCGTCCGATCCAACGCCGATTGAGCCACGATCCCAAACGATCGTGGAGGCTTGA
- a CDS encoding proton-conducting transporter transmembrane domain-containing protein, with product MAEFRFPWLSLSVLICIVGAVWDALARTPDVARRRSLGASGLALGCTLAAWLDFVLLGAVEAHDPWSLTAGLLGSPLLALDPLSAPKLPLVALVYFLTNLATLRAKAREFSFARSLAAEAILLATFACKTPWAVAALLAIGTIPPFLELSKAGKPKRVYVVHAGLFVGLLALGAALLETAGDASNPPVAAIMALALAMLVRSGVAPFHCWMTDLFEHATFGTALLFVAPMPGVYGAMRLVLPFAPSWILQAVSMASLATAVYTAGMALVQREARRFFCYLFLSHASLVLVGLETASPIGVAGALCLWLSAALSLTGFGLTMRCVESRMGRVSLSDFSGLYRHVPMLAALFLITGLASVGFPGTVGFIGLEMLVDGAVQSSPVVGAIVVIVAALNGLAVIHAYFRIFTGRPHASSIELHIRPAERASVLVLTALILGGGLYPQPGVESRYHAAVALSRSRRSHARSPVDPAHGAAAGSRLPSGRVAIDLIRARS from the coding sequence ATGGCGGAGTTTCGATTCCCCTGGTTGTCGCTCAGCGTCCTGATCTGCATCGTCGGAGCGGTCTGGGACGCGCTGGCGCGGACGCCGGACGTCGCCAGGCGCCGAAGCCTTGGGGCCTCAGGCCTGGCGTTGGGCTGCACTCTCGCGGCCTGGCTCGATTTCGTCCTGCTGGGAGCCGTGGAAGCCCACGATCCCTGGAGCCTGACAGCCGGCCTCCTCGGCTCGCCGCTGCTGGCTCTCGACCCCCTCAGCGCGCCCAAGCTGCCGCTGGTGGCCCTGGTCTACTTCCTGACCAACCTGGCGACGCTGCGCGCGAAGGCCCGCGAGTTCTCGTTCGCCCGATCGTTGGCTGCCGAGGCGATCCTGCTCGCCACGTTCGCCTGCAAGACGCCCTGGGCGGTGGCGGCGTTGCTAGCGATCGGGACGATCCCGCCGTTCCTGGAATTGAGCAAGGCGGGCAAGCCGAAGCGAGTCTACGTCGTCCACGCGGGGCTGTTCGTCGGACTCCTCGCCCTGGGCGCGGCCCTGCTTGAAACGGCCGGCGATGCGAGCAATCCACCGGTTGCGGCGATCATGGCTCTGGCTCTTGCGATGCTCGTGCGGAGCGGCGTCGCGCCGTTCCATTGCTGGATGACGGATCTGTTCGAGCACGCCACCTTCGGGACCGCCCTGCTGTTCGTCGCACCGATGCCGGGGGTCTACGGTGCGATGCGGCTCGTGCTGCCGTTCGCACCGTCGTGGATTCTCCAGGCCGTTTCGATGGCCTCGCTGGCGACGGCGGTCTACACCGCCGGCATGGCGTTGGTGCAGCGCGAGGCCCGTCGGTTCTTCTGCTACCTGTTCCTGAGTCACGCGTCGCTCGTCCTCGTCGGCCTGGAGACGGCCTCGCCGATCGGGGTCGCGGGCGCGCTTTGCCTTTGGCTGTCGGCGGCCCTCTCGTTGACGGGGTTCGGGCTGACGATGCGTTGCGTCGAGTCGCGGATGGGGCGGGTGTCGCTCTCGGATTTCAGTGGGCTCTATCGACACGTCCCGATGCTCGCCGCTCTGTTTCTCATCACCGGCCTGGCGAGCGTCGGCTTCCCGGGGACGGTCGGGTTCATCGGGCTTGAGATGCTCGTCGACGGCGCCGTGCAGTCGTCCCCGGTCGTCGGGGCCATTGTCGTGATCGTCGCCGCGCTCAACGGTCTGGCGGTGATCCACGCCTACTTCCGCATCTTCACGGGGAGGCCGCACGCATCGTCGATCGAGCTGCACATCCGCCCCGCGGAACGCGCATCGGTGCTTGTGCTGACCGCGCTGATCCTCGGCGGCGGCCTGTACCCGCAGCCTGGCGTCGAGAGTCGCTATCACGCGGCGGTCGCGCTTTCCCGTTCCCGCCGTTCGCACGCCCGGTCGCCCGTCGATCCGGCTCACGGAGCCGCCGCCGGATCTCGTTTGCCATCCGGCCGAGTTGCGATTGACCTAATTCGGGCGAGGTCCTAA